Genomic DNA from Sulfurirhabdus autotrophica:
GCTTGATGCGTTAATTGGACATGGTGTGCCTGTCCCCCATTCTTGCCGCAGCGGCTCATGCCAGACATGCCTTATGCGGGCCACTAAAGGTACCCCGCCAGAATCAGCTCAAAAGGGTTTAAAAGAAACACTTAAGGCTCAAAATTATTTTTTGGCTTGTTCGTGCCACCCGCAGGAAGATATGGAAATTGCCCTGCCTGATGCGGATGCAGGACGGTTTAAGGCAACAGTCAAAACCGTAGAAACCCTCAGTCATGACATTGTTTGTCTGGGGTTGCATTGTGAGCAACCTGTGGATTACAGAGCCGGCCAATTCATCAATCTGTTCAAAGATTCAACGCTAGGGCGAAGCTATTCTCTGGCTAGCGTACCAACACGCGACACACATTTAAAACTGCACGTTCGCAAAGTACCGGAAGGACGCGTGAGCGGCTGGATACACCACCAACTCAAACCGGGCGATTCAGTAGAAATTAGCCAACCAATCGGGAACTGTTTCTATGTCTCTGGCAACCCTGAACAGGGGCTACTCTTAATTGGTACAGGCTCAGGACTTGCCCCATTGTATGGCATTGCTCTTGATGCGATCACTCAAGGACATACAGGGCCGATTCGGCTCTACCATGGCAGCAGAAATATAGAAGGGCTCTATTTGACAGAAGAGCTGCGCGCGTTGGCCAAGCAACACCCCAATTTCAGCTATACGCCGTGTATTTCAAATACAGAATTTGTTGCCCAGGAAGGATACGCTACTGGCCGCGCTTTAGACGTAGCACTTGCAGATATAAACGGACTTTCAGGGTGGCGTATATTTTTATGCGGAAATCCTGACATGGTAAAATCCGCCAAGAAAAAAGCTTTTTTGTCCGGTGCGGCAATAAAAGACATCTATGCAGATGCGTTTACCTTGGCTGCAGCATAGTTAATTTATCGTTTTCGGGTTATTCGCTTTTAGCTACTGCACCTGCATAGAGCGCTGCAATCAGGTCAGATTGTGTCACCATACCCACCAAGCGCTTTTCTGCATCCACAATCGGAATATGGTGCAACCCCTTTTCAGAAAGCAGTGGCACCAGTTCAACAATATGCATGTCTTGATTTGCGGTAAATACGGGTGTGGCCATGATCTGACCAACCACTTCCGGTTTATCTGAAGCCATACCAGGCGTGCGCTTGATAAACTTGATCAGCTTATCCTCAAAGGTTTCGTAAGTTTTAAGATTCGCGCGTTTCAGAAAATCAACCAACGTCACTATCCCAACTACACGATGTGCTCTATCTACTACCGGCAGTACCTTTATCTTATGAAAACGTAATTGAGCCCACGCTTCTTCAAGCTCGGTACCATATTCCACCGTAACCAAATCGCGTGACATGATGTCTGCGCAATTAATCACACCCATTTTTCGTTGGTAGGAATGCATTCCCGCCATTTTATAAACCTTGCTTAAATCCTCTTCACTGACGTCAAGATAGGCATTGAAATCTTTTAATGCATTGCGCAAATCATCTGAAGTAACGCCCAACCTATCCATCGCTTTCGGGTCATCATGCTTATGAACATCATCC
This window encodes:
- a CDS encoding 2Fe-2S iron-sulfur cluster-binding protein, translating into MPTKLLFEDNTYDCNQNESVLDALIGHGVPVPHSCRSGSCQTCLMRATKGTPPESAQKGLKETLKAQNYFLACSCHPQEDMEIALPDADAGRFKATVKTVETLSHDIVCLGLHCEQPVDYRAGQFINLFKDSTLGRSYSLASVPTRDTHLKLHVRKVPEGRVSGWIHHQLKPGDSVEISQPIGNCFYVSGNPEQGLLLIGTGSGLAPLYGIALDAITQGHTGPIRLYHGSRNIEGLYLTEELRALAKQHPNFSYTPCISNTEFVAQEGYATGRALDVALADINGLSGWRIFLCGNPDMVKSAKKKAFLSGAAIKDIYADAFTLAAA
- a CDS encoding HPP family protein, which codes for MKLSFKTLIPYFIPEATPLSLGEKLRSGLASFGGILLVGLISSHFITGPGLPLMVASMGASAVLLFAASHSPLAQPWPLIGGNILSAIVGVACSRVLHDPVLASAVAVSLSIIVMHLTHSLHPPGGAVSLIPVLGGESIQALGFHFVLLPVALNVLVIFAGAMIINNLLPGRRYPSRPLKKRDDVHKHDDPKAMDRLGVTSDDLRNALKDFNAYLDVSEEDLSKVYKMAGMHSYQRKMGVINCADIMSRDLVTVEYGTELEEAWAQLRFHKIKVLPVVDRAHRVVGIVTLVDFLKRANLKTYETFEDKLIKFIKRTPGMASDKPEVVGQIMATPVFTANQDMHIVELVPLLSEKGLHHIPIVDAEKRLVGMVTQSDLIAALYAGAVAKSE